In Streptomyces canus, one DNA window encodes the following:
- the serS gene encoding serine--tRNA ligase — MIDLRLLREDPDRVRASQRARGEDVALVDALLSADERRRSSGVRFDELRSEQKSLGKLIPKATPEERAELLKRAEQLKADVKEAEAAQNDADEETKRLASQLGNLVHPDVPVGGEEDFVVLETHGTIRDFGAEGFEPKDHLELGEALGAIDVERGAKVSGSRFYYLTGVGALLELALVNAAIAQATEAGFTPMLTPALVRPRAMEGTGFLGQAAENVYHLEKDDYYLVGTSEVPLAAYHMDEILDADKLPLRYAGFSPCFRREAGTYGKDTRGIFRVHQFDKVEMFSYVAPEDAENEHKRLLDWEKQWLTGLELPFQVIDVASGDLGASASRKYDCEAWIPTQGKYRELTSASNCDGFQARRLSVRMRDGKKVQPLATLNGTLCAVPRTIVAILENHQLADGSVRVPEVLRPYLGGRELLEPVAK, encoded by the coding sequence GTGATTGACCTTCGCCTGCTCCGTGAGGACCCCGACCGAGTGCGTGCCTCCCAGCGCGCCCGTGGAGAGGACGTCGCCCTCGTCGACGCCCTCCTGTCTGCCGACGAGCGGCGCAGGTCGTCCGGCGTCCGCTTCGACGAGCTGCGTTCCGAGCAGAAGTCGCTCGGCAAGCTCATCCCCAAGGCCACTCCGGAGGAGCGCGCCGAGCTCCTGAAGAGGGCGGAGCAGCTCAAGGCGGACGTCAAGGAAGCCGAGGCCGCGCAGAACGACGCCGACGAGGAGACCAAGCGCCTCGCCTCGCAGCTCGGCAACCTCGTCCACCCCGACGTCCCCGTGGGCGGCGAGGAGGACTTCGTCGTCCTGGAGACGCACGGCACCATTCGCGACTTCGGCGCCGAGGGCTTCGAGCCCAAGGACCACCTGGAGCTCGGCGAGGCGCTGGGCGCCATCGACGTCGAGCGCGGCGCCAAGGTGTCCGGCTCCCGCTTCTACTACCTGACGGGCGTCGGCGCCCTGCTCGAGCTCGCCCTCGTCAACGCGGCGATCGCGCAGGCCACCGAGGCGGGCTTCACCCCGATGCTCACCCCCGCGCTGGTCCGCCCGCGCGCCATGGAGGGCACCGGGTTCCTCGGCCAGGCCGCGGAGAACGTCTACCACCTGGAGAAGGACGACTACTACCTGGTCGGCACCTCCGAGGTCCCGCTCGCCGCGTACCACATGGACGAGATCCTCGACGCCGACAAGCTGCCGCTGCGCTACGCCGGCTTCTCGCCGTGCTTCCGCCGCGAGGCCGGCACCTACGGCAAGGACACCCGGGGCATCTTCCGCGTGCACCAGTTCGACAAGGTCGAGATGTTCTCGTACGTCGCCCCCGAGGACGCGGAGAACGAGCACAAGCGGCTCCTGGACTGGGAGAAGCAGTGGCTGACCGGCCTGGAGCTGCCGTTCCAGGTCATCGACGTGGCCTCGGGCGACCTCGGCGCCTCGGCGTCCCGCAAGTACGACTGCGAGGCGTGGATCCCGACCCAGGGCAAGTACCGCGAGCTGACCTCGGCCTCCAACTGCGACGGCTTCCAGGCGCGCCGCCTGTCCGTCCGCATGCGCGACGGCAAGAAGGTCCAGCCGCTGGCCACGCTCAACGGCACGCTGTGCGCCGTCCCGCGCACCATCGTGGCGATCCTGGAGAACCACCAGCTGGCCGACGGCTCGGTGCGGGTGCCCGAGGTGCTGCGTCCGTACCTGGGCGGCCGGGAGCTGCTGGAACCGGTCGCCAAGTGA
- the pheA gene encoding prephenate dehydratase codes for MPASYAYLGPEGTFTEVALRTLPEAATRELIPYVSVQSALDAVRVGEAEAAFVPIENSVEGGITTTLDELVAGAPLMIYREVLLSITFALLVRPGTKLTDIKTVSAHPAAQPQVRNWLKTHLPDAHWESAASNADAARLVQEGQYDAAFAGEFAAARYGLQALETGIHDAENAQTRFVLVGRPARPAAPTGADKTSVVLWQRDDHPGGLRDLLGEFATRGINLMLLQSRPTGAGIGNYCFCIDAEGHITDRRVAEALMGLKRICREVRFLGSYPRADKGPADLRAPLTGTSDEAFMAASDWVARCQDGRF; via the coding sequence ATGCCAGCGAGCTATGCCTATCTCGGCCCTGAGGGCACCTTCACCGAAGTCGCGCTGCGGACGCTTCCCGAGGCGGCGACCCGGGAGCTGATCCCCTACGTGTCGGTGCAGTCCGCGCTGGACGCGGTGCGCGTGGGTGAGGCCGAGGCCGCGTTCGTGCCGATCGAGAACTCCGTCGAGGGCGGCATCACCACCACCCTCGACGAACTGGTCGCGGGCGCCCCGTTGATGATCTACCGCGAGGTGCTGCTGTCGATCACCTTCGCGCTGCTGGTCAGGCCGGGCACGAAGCTCACCGACATCAAGACGGTCTCGGCGCACCCTGCCGCCCAGCCTCAGGTGCGCAACTGGCTGAAGACGCACCTTCCGGACGCCCATTGGGAGTCGGCCGCCTCGAACGCGGACGCCGCCCGGCTGGTCCAGGAGGGCCAGTACGACGCGGCCTTCGCCGGCGAGTTCGCGGCCGCCCGGTACGGCCTTCAGGCGCTGGAGACCGGGATCCACGACGCCGAGAACGCGCAGACGCGGTTCGTGCTGGTCGGCCGCCCGGCCCGGCCCGCCGCACCGACCGGCGCCGACAAGACCTCTGTCGTGCTGTGGCAGCGCGACGACCACCCCGGCGGGCTGCGTGACCTGCTGGGCGAGTTCGCCACCCGCGGTATCAACCTGATGCTGCTGCAGTCCCGGCCCACGGGTGCGGGCATCGGCAACTACTGCTTCTGCATCGACGCCGAGGGCCACATCACCGACCGCCGGGTGGCGGAGGCGCTGATGGGGCTGAAGCGGATCTGCCGCGAGGTGCGTTTCCTCGGTTCGTACCCGCGTGCGGACAAGGGACCGGCGGACCTGCGGGCGCCGCTGACCGGCACCTCGGACGAGGCGTTCATGGCGGCCTCGGACTGGGTGGCCCGCTGCCAGGACGGGCGCTTCTGA